One genomic region from Leptospira montravelensis encodes:
- a CDS encoding chemotaxis protein CheA, translating to MDLTEVIDAYLVESDEFLRDMEAILLRTEKSSPTEDDLNAIFRAVHTIKGTAGMFGFESTVKFTHVVENLLDRLRSHEIPFQQELTEILLNAKDHLSYLVNEETKGKIPETKILIGDSILESMKPFQIPDSEISLQKENQEDIEKESLVANSDSTNLSKKNSKNNTISGYLISFRPNRNVFSQGLDPISFIGYLKKIGTIHSLKTITEEIPLSNEFDAESCYLGFEINFHSDSDLNAVRKVFNFIENDTFLHILPPGSQLEDLVDLSMQLPEEEILLGNLWKEIGILTEEGLLGYFEELKSRKTGISNKQTEETLLITTNSDLSIDTNELKNRVSDSTKEQNKSATIKVDSKRIDNLINRVGELVVSCANMNQLISSLEDSILQESSMHTMRLLNEVREISLKLRMVPIGDTFQKYTRTVRDLGKELGKEIKLVTEGNETELDRNIVDKLGDPLTHLVRNACDHGLETSEERIRKGKPKQGLIKLNAFHEAGSVLIEITDDGNGIQKEKVWQKGIEKDLVLGPMPESEDEIFKLLFHPGLSTASKVTNVSGRGVGLDVVLQNIESLRGTITVKSTPNQGSRFTIRLPLTLAIIDGFLVEVGKNHFIIPMDMVLECLHFTEDNKSGANQFFPLRGNLIPFLRLGDYYPTEASEDNTRENIVIVRNGDKKAGIVVERLLGEYQTVIKPMGSVFRHVKGVSGSSILGDGNVALIIDIPSLFERTITVENERLYK from the coding sequence ATGGATTTAACAGAGGTTATAGATGCCTATTTAGTTGAATCTGATGAATTTCTTCGTGATATGGAGGCGATTCTTTTACGTACGGAAAAATCTTCGCCAACTGAGGATGATTTAAATGCTATTTTTCGAGCCGTACATACAATCAAAGGCACTGCTGGGATGTTTGGTTTTGAATCTACTGTTAAGTTTACTCATGTGGTAGAAAACCTTTTAGATAGATTAAGATCTCACGAAATTCCATTTCAACAGGAATTAACAGAAATATTACTCAATGCAAAGGACCATCTTTCTTATTTAGTAAACGAAGAAACCAAAGGTAAAATTCCAGAGACAAAAATACTTATTGGAGATTCTATTTTAGAATCAATGAAACCCTTTCAAATTCCTGATTCAGAAATTTCTTTACAAAAAGAAAACCAAGAAGATATAGAAAAAGAGAGTTTAGTTGCTAATTCCGATTCCACAAATTTATCTAAAAAAAATAGCAAAAACAATACAATTTCTGGATACTTAATTTCTTTTCGTCCGAATCGCAATGTATTTTCTCAAGGCCTCGATCCAATCTCCTTTATTGGGTATCTAAAAAAAATTGGCACCATCCATTCATTAAAAACAATTACAGAAGAAATTCCCCTTTCCAACGAATTTGACGCTGAATCTTGTTACTTAGGTTTCGAAATCAATTTTCATTCAGACTCAGATTTAAATGCTGTAAGAAAAGTATTTAACTTTATTGAAAATGATACCTTTTTACATATTTTACCGCCTGGTTCCCAGTTAGAAGATTTAGTAGATTTATCCATGCAACTTCCAGAAGAGGAAATTCTTCTCGGTAACCTATGGAAGGAAATAGGTATCCTAACAGAAGAAGGCCTATTAGGTTATTTCGAAGAATTAAAATCTCGAAAAACAGGAATCTCAAACAAACAAACTGAAGAAACCTTGCTAATTACAACAAATTCAGATTTATCAATCGATACAAATGAACTTAAAAATAGAGTCTCAGATTCCACAAAGGAACAAAATAAATCAGCAACGATAAAAGTGGACTCTAAACGGATAGATAATCTCATCAATCGAGTTGGTGAACTTGTTGTTTCTTGTGCCAACATGAACCAACTTATCAGCTCTCTTGAAGATTCAATTTTACAAGAGTCATCGATGCACACAATGCGACTTCTCAACGAAGTACGAGAAATTTCACTTAAACTCAGAATGGTTCCAATCGGTGATACATTTCAAAAATATACAAGAACAGTTCGTGATTTAGGTAAAGAGCTCGGTAAAGAAATCAAGTTAGTTACAGAAGGCAATGAAACTGAACTTGATAGAAACATAGTAGATAAATTAGGTGATCCACTCACCCACTTAGTTAGAAATGCATGTGATCATGGGTTAGAAACTTCGGAAGAACGAATCAGAAAAGGTAAACCAAAACAAGGTTTGATCAAACTAAATGCATTCCACGAAGCTGGGAGCGTTCTTATTGAAATTACAGATGATGGAAACGGAATTCAAAAGGAAAAAGTTTGGCAAAAAGGAATTGAAAAGGATCTTGTCTTAGGACCAATGCCAGAATCGGAAGATGAAATATTTAAACTCCTTTTCCATCCAGGACTATCCACCGCATCTAAGGTTACCAATGTTTCTGGCAGAGGTGTAGGCCTAGATGTTGTTTTACAAAACATTGAATCATTACGCGGAACAATCACAGTTAAATCCACCCCAAATCAAGGCAGCCGTTTTACCATACGGTTGCCTCTCACACTAGCAATCATTGACGGTTTTTTAGTGGAAGTTGGTAAAAACCATTTCATTATTCCAATGGATATGGTCCTCGAATGCCTTCATTTTACTGAAGATAATAAATCCGGTGCCAACCAATTCTTTCCACTGAGAGGGAATTTAATTCCATTCCTTCGTCTAGGAGATTATTATCCAACAGAAGCTTCGGAAGATAACACACGTGAAAATATTGTTATCGTAAGAAATGGAGATAAAAAAGCAGGAATCGTAGTAGAACGACTACTAGGTGAATACCAAACAGTAATCAAACCTATGGGATCCGTATTTCGACACGTAAAAGGTGTAAGTGGTTCTAGCATCTTAGGAGATGGAAATGTGGCTCTCATCATAGACATTCCTTCTTTATTCGAAAGAACCATAACTGTAGAAAACGAAAGATTATATAAATGA
- a CDS encoding sensor histidine kinase has product MNLDPWSLFKASIEGNELGTAIIAIDTLKKNFEYLLKNSKFESLQLDFNINIFLRNKIKNNDFSTELLYIDNGAILEISFGKFVFPNGEQNKEYSKFFIKDITTKRRQEEEIAWRLRFELGVASSIQILIQQPSVKEGLPSALYQLLNFTEMDSVFFLKYEPLENKDRFKLWANERKTTKYPLLPIQFYNEDWYDLGLGRWLHKLKRGSTIHLNPKKAFRREKWFFEETKADTILLIPVRFENKFLGVMGFFKYKQNSPVEHENLLIYQTVSRWMGLFVQRDMDLSELNRYKSTLESLVLERTVALTKTKEELERAYKAKTEFLAHMSHELRTPLNSIIGFSKLIQLPDTDETGKEYLNYIYTGGTRLLNMINEILNLMKIESGQIKVQLTTFRPEDICRQSLELIQPQANAKKMEIRFRPPLESKPVTSDSGKILQILLNLLSNAIKYTNHPYIELDCEWVGDSLEISVRDFGPGISEEDQNRIFHTFTRLNDDGNIEGTGLGLTISQGLAIRLGGHLGLQSQWGQGSVFKLKLPEIIK; this is encoded by the coding sequence ATGAACTTGGATCCTTGGTCATTATTCAAAGCCTCGATTGAAGGTAATGAGCTGGGTACTGCAATCATTGCAATCGATACATTAAAAAAGAACTTTGAATATCTGCTAAAAAATTCAAAATTTGAATCTTTACAATTAGACTTTAACATAAATATTTTTTTAAGAAATAAAATCAAAAATAATGATTTTTCGACGGAATTATTATATATTGATAATGGAGCAATTTTAGAAATTTCTTTTGGCAAATTCGTATTCCCAAATGGTGAACAAAATAAAGAATATTCGAAATTCTTTATTAAAGATATCACTACGAAACGTAGACAAGAAGAAGAAATTGCATGGCGATTACGATTTGAACTAGGAGTTGCTTCGTCTATTCAAATATTGATTCAACAACCTTCCGTTAAAGAAGGGTTACCAAGCGCTCTTTATCAATTGTTAAACTTTACTGAAATGGATTCTGTTTTTTTTCTAAAATATGAACCATTAGAAAATAAAGATAGGTTTAAACTTTGGGCAAATGAACGTAAAACAACTAAATATCCACTACTACCAATTCAATTCTACAATGAAGACTGGTATGATTTGGGACTTGGACGCTGGCTTCATAAGTTAAAAAGAGGAAGCACAATCCATTTAAACCCAAAAAAAGCATTTCGAAGAGAAAAATGGTTTTTCGAAGAAACGAAAGCAGACACAATCTTACTTATCCCAGTTCGATTCGAAAATAAATTTTTGGGCGTGATGGGATTTTTCAAATACAAACAGAATTCCCCTGTCGAACATGAAAATCTTTTGATTTACCAAACAGTGAGTCGGTGGATGGGACTTTTTGTACAACGAGATATGGACCTATCCGAATTGAATCGATATAAATCCACATTGGAATCCTTGGTTTTAGAAAGAACAGTAGCACTTACGAAAACAAAGGAGGAATTGGAACGTGCATATAAAGCAAAAACTGAATTTTTGGCACACATGAGTCATGAACTTAGAACTCCTTTGAATTCCATTATAGGTTTTTCGAAACTAATCCAGTTACCTGATACTGACGAAACGGGAAAAGAATACTTAAATTATATTTACACAGGTGGAACGAGACTTTTAAACATGATTAATGAAATCCTGAATTTGATGAAAATTGAATCGGGACAAATTAAGGTTCAATTAACAACGTTTAGACCAGAAGATATATGTCGCCAATCCTTAGAATTAATCCAACCGCAAGCGAATGCGAAAAAAATGGAGATCCGGTTTCGCCCACCATTAGAATCGAAACCAGTAACTTCTGATTCTGGAAAAATTCTCCAGATCTTACTAAATTTGCTGTCGAATGCAATAAAATATACAAATCATCCTTATATCGAACTGGATTGCGAATGGGTTGGAGATTCCCTAGAAATTTCTGTCCGAGATTTCGGCCCTGGAATTTCAGAGGAAGACCAAAATCGGATTTTCCATACCTTCACCCGGTTAAACGACGACGGAAATATAGAAGGAACAGGCCTTGGGCTCACGATTTCCCAAGGACTTGCCATTCGGCTCGGTGGTCATTTAGGACTCCAATCCCAATGGGGCCAAGGATCCGTTTTTAAACTCAAGTTACCTGAAATAATAAAATAA
- a CDS encoding response regulator, with protein sequence MVESNLNPNIPTKAKATEHPRRPKEPILIIEDKKENQVLLEAICKRIGMETEIACDGKVALEMAAKQPYSLYLVDLMMPVLDGRSFIQEQKKREPNAVFVVQTAIDQTDEIIEVMKLGVYDYLLKPLHVEIVADRLEKALEYVYLKRMESVLIDEESKELKSQLEWLNYKESHRKTNEINSELHSILNLKTTLMQGSGLGSMSTIIDSIQQMKVDSGNGYLVNKEFWDLLYENHEHNISMMKGLDHAVDVIQTDTILKSTKSENLLQILPTIIDSFSKEINEKELKVNLPIVKQSVYLDLDIESLKLALYEIITNGLKYSKRKSHFDIFVTFVDGYFCLSAKNNIIEDEYAKQLTQFEKKLVEPFYRIHPPVESFHSKEKFSLGLGLTMVDFILHRHNGMFFIRNAIDHTTEVKADCIIAEIFLPIQNNKGTKHE encoded by the coding sequence ATGGTGGAATCGAACTTAAATCCAAATATTCCCACAAAGGCAAAAGCCACAGAACACCCAAGGCGTCCGAAAGAACCAATTCTTATTATTGAAGATAAAAAGGAAAACCAGGTTCTTTTAGAGGCAATTTGCAAACGGATCGGTATGGAAACCGAAATTGCTTGCGATGGAAAAGTGGCCTTAGAGATGGCAGCCAAACAACCATATAGCCTATATTTGGTGGATTTAATGATGCCAGTCCTTGACGGTCGTTCATTTATCCAAGAACAAAAAAAAAGAGAACCAAATGCCGTTTTTGTAGTACAAACTGCCATCGACCAAACGGATGAAATCATAGAAGTTATGAAATTAGGGGTTTATGATTATCTTTTAAAGCCACTCCATGTAGAAATTGTTGCCGATCGTTTAGAAAAAGCATTAGAATACGTCTATTTAAAGAGAATGGAATCTGTTCTGATTGATGAGGAATCAAAAGAATTAAAAAGCCAATTGGAATGGCTTAATTACAAAGAATCGCATCGAAAAACAAATGAAATCAATTCAGAGTTACACTCTATTTTAAACTTAAAAACAACTTTAATGCAAGGATCTGGACTTGGTTCTATGTCGACCATCATTGACTCAATCCAACAAATGAAAGTGGATTCTGGTAATGGTTATCTGGTTAACAAAGAATTTTGGGATTTATTATATGAAAACCATGAACACAATATTAGTATGATGAAAGGATTAGATCATGCAGTGGATGTAATCCAAACGGATACAATTCTCAAAAGCACTAAAAGCGAAAATCTACTGCAAATATTACCGACAATCATTGATAGTTTTAGCAAAGAAATAAACGAAAAAGAGTTAAAAGTAAATTTACCAATAGTAAAACAGTCGGTTTACCTTGATTTGGATATCGAGTCGTTGAAGTTAGCTCTGTATGAAATCATCACAAACGGACTGAAATATTCCAAAAGAAAATCTCATTTTGATATTTTTGTTACTTTCGTTGATGGATATTTTTGTTTATCAGCAAAAAACAACATTATAGAAGATGAATATGCAAAACAACTTACGCAGTTTGAAAAGAAACTCGTGGAACCATTTTACCGCATTCATCCACCTGTTGAAAGTTTTCATTCTAAAGAAAAATTTAGTTTAGGTCTCGGCTTAACGATGGTTGATTTTATATTACATAGACACAATGGAATGTTTTTTATACGTAATGCAATTGATCATACAACAGAAGTAAAAGCAGATTGTATCATAGCAGAAATATTTTTGCCAATCCAAAACAATAAAGGAACAAAACATGAATAG
- a CDS encoding response regulator — protein MNRKILIIDDSAVFRKIISVHLKNANFDLIEAGDGLEGLKQLETNEVDLIVSDMNMPNMDGISFIKKVKENPKYKFTPIIMLTTESQPEKKQQGVDAGAKAWLTKPFSPEELLDTISKLLP, from the coding sequence ATGAATAGAAAAATTTTGATCATTGATGACTCTGCGGTATTCCGAAAGATTATCTCTGTACATTTAAAGAATGCGAATTTTGATCTCATTGAAGCAGGTGATGGATTAGAAGGCTTAAAACAATTAGAAACTAACGAAGTTGATTTAATTGTTTCGGACATGAATATGCCGAATATGGATGGGATTAGCTTCATTAAAAAGGTGAAAGAAAATCCGAAATACAAATTCACTCCTATCATCATGTTAACAACGGAATCGCAACCGGAAAAAAAACAACAAGGTGTGGATGCTGGCGCAAAGGCATGGCTCACTAAACCATTTTCACCCGAAGAACTGTTGGACACTATTTCCAAACTATTACCGTAA
- a CDS encoding flagellin, with translation MIINHNVSAIFAHRTLKSNDANLSKDLEKLSSGMRINKAGDDASGLAVSEKMRTQIAGLRRAEQNTEDGMSLIQTAEGYLQETHEIVQRVRVLAVQAANGIYSEEDRQQIQVEVSQLVDEIDRIASQAEFNKMKLLTGAFARLNPTASMWFHIGANMHQRERVYIETMNTAALGLRNPTVLTFISLSTAGKANSVIGLCDDALRVISKQRADLGAYYNRMEHAAKGLMNAYENTQASESRIRDTDMAEQMTSFTRYQILTQAATSMLAQANMKSQSVMRLLQ, from the coding sequence ATGATTATCAACCACAACGTAAGTGCGATCTTTGCACACAGAACTTTGAAGTCTAACGACGCGAACCTGAGCAAAGATCTCGAAAAGTTGTCTTCTGGTATGCGTATTAACAAAGCAGGAGATGACGCATCTGGACTTGCAGTGTCTGAGAAAATGAGAACTCAGATTGCTGGTCTTCGACGTGCAGAACAGAATACTGAAGATGGTATGTCCCTCATTCAAACGGCGGAAGGATATCTTCAAGAAACACACGAAATCGTTCAACGTGTTCGTGTACTCGCGGTGCAAGCTGCGAACGGTATCTACTCGGAAGAAGATAGACAACAGATCCAAGTCGAGGTTTCACAGCTAGTGGACGAGATCGATCGTATTGCTTCTCAAGCAGAATTCAACAAAATGAAACTGCTTACAGGAGCATTTGCTCGTCTCAACCCAACTGCTAGTATGTGGTTCCATATTGGAGCTAACATGCACCAAAGAGAGCGCGTGTACATTGAAACAATGAACACTGCGGCATTGGGATTAAGAAACCCTACGGTTCTTACTTTCATCTCTCTTTCGACTGCAGGTAAAGCAAACTCCGTGATCGGACTTTGTGATGATGCCCTAAGAGTGATCTCTAAACAAAGAGCTGACCTTGGTGCTTATTACAACCGTATGGAGCATGCTGCGAAAGGACTTATGAATGCTTATGAAAACACACAAGCATCTGAGTCTCGTATCCGTGATACTGACATGGCTGAACAAATGACCAGCTTCACGAGATACCAAATCTTAACTCAGGCTGCTACATCAATGCTTGCGCAAGCGAACATGAAGTCTCAGTCAGTGATGAGATTGCTCCAGTAA
- the ispH gene encoding 4-hydroxy-3-methylbut-2-enyl diphosphate reductase, which yields MLETIYLANPRGFCAGVKYAISYVETAFQENPESPLYVRKEIVHNQRVVEEMKKKGIRFIDELREVPDGATVVFSAHGVSPEVVKEATQRKMKIGDATCPLVTRVHKKARNLRDTHQIIYIGHRGHDEAIGTMGEAHMFLVESPEDVENLKEKIQKDKPLTYLMQTTLSVADTKNIVKKIEEVFPYVEHPQKDDICYATTERQEAVQSMLESVDAMLVIGAENSSNSVRLCQLAKKTRPASFQISRKEDVDPNHIKKSGIKILGITAGASSPQVLVDEIVGEILKHFPDAKVSLFPESREDTMSFKLPKELLKQY from the coding sequence GTGTTAGAGACAATTTATTTAGCAAACCCCCGTGGATTTTGTGCAGGAGTGAAATATGCCATCTCCTACGTAGAGACTGCTTTCCAAGAAAATCCAGAATCTCCACTTTATGTCCGAAAGGAAATTGTCCATAACCAAAGAGTTGTGGAAGAAATGAAGAAAAAAGGAATTCGTTTTATTGATGAACTGAGAGAAGTTCCAGATGGGGCCACTGTTGTTTTTTCCGCTCATGGAGTATCCCCAGAAGTTGTGAAAGAAGCTACTCAAAGAAAAATGAAAATTGGCGATGCCACCTGCCCTTTAGTCACTCGAGTTCACAAAAAAGCAAGAAACCTTAGAGACACACACCAGATCATTTATATTGGTCATAGGGGTCATGATGAAGCCATTGGGACAATGGGAGAGGCTCATATGTTTTTGGTAGAATCCCCTGAAGATGTAGAAAATTTAAAAGAAAAAATCCAAAAAGACAAACCACTCACCTATTTAATGCAAACTACACTTTCTGTGGCGGATACAAAAAACATTGTCAAAAAAATAGAAGAAGTATTCCCTTATGTAGAACATCCACAAAAGGACGATATCTGTTATGCGACAACAGAAAGACAGGAAGCTGTACAATCTATGTTAGAGTCAGTGGATGCGATGCTTGTCATTGGTGCGGAAAATTCCTCCAACTCGGTAAGGCTTTGTCAATTGGCAAAAAAAACAAGACCCGCCAGTTTCCAAATCTCTCGCAAAGAGGACGTAGATCCGAATCATATTAAAAAATCTGGAATTAAAATTCTAGGGATTACTGCCGGTGCCTCAAGTCCTCAAGTACTTGTAGATGAAATTGTTGGAGAAATATTAAAACATTTTCCAGATGCAAAGGTGTCCTTATTTCCAGAAAGTCGTGAAGATACGATGAGTTTCAAATTACCTAAAGAGTTACTAAAACAATACTAA
- a CDS encoding STAS domain-containing protein, which translates to MEPVQNLKETNSGIEITWNGYLTVPFVKEWKKQSEIWTSSSRGKTIELNLYGIERVDSAGIQLLVYLKNLSQKNHFSMKLGNHSLPILKILDLLGLVSFFGDRIKVKKEHSNEVEFRYGTRKIN; encoded by the coding sequence ATGGAACCAGTCCAAAATTTAAAGGAAACTAACTCTGGTATTGAAATTACTTGGAATGGGTATCTCACCGTACCCTTTGTTAAGGAATGGAAAAAACAGTCTGAAATTTGGACTTCCTCTTCTAGGGGAAAAACTATAGAATTAAACTTATACGGAATCGAACGTGTTGATTCAGCAGGAATTCAACTTTTAGTATATTTAAAAAATTTAAGCCAAAAGAACCACTTTTCGATGAAATTGGGAAACCACTCTCTTCCAATTCTAAAGATATTAGATTTACTCGGTCTAGTTAGTTTTTTCGGGGATAGGATCAAAGTGAAAAAAGAGCATTCTAATGAAGTCGAATTTCGCTATGGCACAAGGAAAATTAATTAA
- a CDS encoding chemotaxis protein CheW, with product MQELQYLTFLISEELFGLGILYIKEIIEYESVTHVPMMPEYIPGVINLRGNVVPVIDLNMRFYKRKTETNRKTCIIITEIKLENEIVDVGLLVDAVNEVVDIPPESIEEPPSFGSKIRLDFIQGLGKLENKFVIILKVNQILELSELQAIQDSSTNVT from the coding sequence ATGCAGGAACTACAATACTTAACCTTTCTTATTTCCGAAGAACTCTTTGGTTTAGGAATTTTATACATCAAAGAAATCATTGAGTATGAATCGGTGACTCATGTCCCAATGATGCCAGAATATATTCCGGGGGTCATTAATCTCCGAGGAAATGTTGTTCCAGTGATTGATCTTAATATGCGATTCTACAAAAGAAAAACGGAAACCAATCGTAAAACCTGTATCATTATTACAGAAATAAAATTGGAAAATGAAATTGTAGATGTGGGACTTCTTGTAGATGCAGTAAACGAAGTGGTAGATATTCCACCCGAATCCATTGAGGAACCGCCAAGTTTTGGTTCCAAAATCCGATTGGATTTTATCCAAGGACTTGGAAAATTAGAGAATAAATTTGTAATCATTTTAAAAGTGAATCAAATATTAGAACTTTCTGAACTACAAGCAATCCAAGATTCATCAACGAATGTTACCTAA